The proteins below come from a single Ptychodera flava strain L36383 chromosome 6, AS_Pfla_20210202, whole genome shotgun sequence genomic window:
- the LOC139134590 gene encoding ninjurin-2-like: MTEVASTSGLTTVAQDDEKPSMESTPLIADTQTAGVTAGGRRKRFNLGNYTSTKTSSNGLTDFALLTRNCTLIQELLLGQRLQFINFLLTLAVLSIILQIFSGVIMLVVLRMNVENEDGKVAALKWSRRAALLAFFIAVVNVIIAAFE; the protein is encoded by the exons ATGACG GAGGTGGCTTCGACGTCAGGTCTGACGACTGTCGCCCAAGACGATGAGAAACCATCCATGGAAAGCACACCCCTCATAGCAGATACCCAGACAGCTGGGGTTACGGCGGGAGGGCGACGTAAACGATTCAATCTTGGTAACTACACCAGCACCAAGACCAGCTCCAACGGTCTCACCGACTTTGCTCTCCTGACCAGAAACTGCACGCTCATCCAGGAGCTGCTCCTCGGCCAGAGGTTGCAATTCATCAATTTCCTGCTGACTCTGGCCGTACTGTCGATCATTCTCCAGATCTTCAGCGGTGTGATCATGTTGGTTGTGTTGCGAATGAACGTGGAGAACGAGGACGGAAAGGTGGCAGCCTTGAAGTGGAGCAGAAGAGCAGCGCTTCTTGCATTTTTCATCGCAGTCGTCAATGTCATTATCGCCGCGTTTGAGTGA
- the LOC139134589 gene encoding ninjurin-1-like gives MESTDGERESTYLLGEPDKQSSPTGSIESTENEGGAETRPDEGANEAETQSVPKKKVVSVNSYTTKKTFVQGLLDMSLLASNVVVLRFILLGKVPEASIYYLLLVFVCLSICIQFVVAVLLFFKITHDVTDDDHRQKLDFYNNIATFFVMLLTFMNVFICVFSSNMKCRCGLSGSDESDQTSKSPPAQF, from the exons ATGGAGAGTACAGAC GGCGAACGAGAGTCGACATACCTTCTCGGTGAACCAGATAAACAGTCATCGCCAACTGGTTCGATCGAGTCAACAGAAAACGAGGGAGGCGCAGAGACACGGCCAGATGAGGGCGCAAACGAGGCCGAAACACAGAGCGTGCCAAAGAAGAAAGTTGTCAGCGTCAATTCCTACACGACCAAGAAGACCTTCGTGCAAGGTCTCTTAGATATGTCTTTGCTGGCGTCGAACGTGGTAGTGCTGAGATTTATCTTGCTTGGTAAAGTCCCCGAGGCCAGCATATATTACCTCCTTCTGGTCTTCGTCTGTCTTTCCATTTGCATTCAGTTCGTCGTTGCTGTCTTgctgtttttcaaaatcacCCATGACGTCACCGACGACGACCATCGGCAGAAGCTCGATTTCTACAACAATATCGCCACCTTCTTTGTGATGTTGTTGACATTTATGAACGTCTTTATTTGTGTTTTCTCCTCCAATATGAAATGCCGATGTGGCCTGTCAGGGAGTGACGAAAGTGACCAGACTTCTAAATCTCCGCCGGCTCAATTTTGA